In the genome of Deinococcus ruber, one region contains:
- the ruvC gene encoding crossover junction endodeoxyribonuclease RuvC, translating to MIVLGIDPGLANLGIGVVEGDARKARHLHHICLITEAAWIMPRRLNYLHSEVSRLLEEFQPEAVAIEDQILRRQADVAFKVGQAFGVVQLACAQAEVPVFSYGPMQVKQTLVGTGRADKNQVEYMVKASLGIREVFNNHAADALALALTHLAFSAMNSRVAALGGGKGVGVRR from the coding sequence ATGATCGTTCTCGGCATCGACCCTGGCCTTGCCAATCTCGGCATTGGTGTCGTGGAAGGCGACGCCCGCAAGGCCCGGCATCTGCACCATATCTGTCTGATTACCGAGGCCGCCTGGATCATGCCGCGCCGCCTGAATTACCTGCACAGCGAGGTATCGAGGCTGCTGGAAGAATTTCAGCCGGAAGCCGTCGCCATCGAAGACCAGATTCTGCGAAGGCAGGCCGATGTGGCTTTCAAGGTGGGGCAGGCGTTCGGAGTGGTGCAGCTCGCCTGCGCTCAGGCCGAAGTGCCGGTCTTCAGCTACGGGCCGATGCAGGTCAAACAGACGCTGGTGGGGACGGGCCGCGCCGATAAGAATCAGGTGGAATACATGGTCAAGGCGAGTCTGGGCATCCGCGAGGTCTTCAACAACCACGCTGCTGACGCGCTGGCTCTGGCCCTGACACATCTGGCCTTCAGCGCCATGAACAGCCGGGTCGCGGCGCTGGGCGGGGGAAAGGGCGTCGGAGTTCGGCGCTAG